Sequence from the Methanosarcina siciliae T4/M genome:
GACGTTCTTCGGCAAGGTCGTAAAGGTCCTCGGAGGGGATCTCTGATGCCAAAACGTGAGGACATAAAGAAAGTTTTGCTTATAGGCTCGGGCCCGATCACAATCGGACAGGCGGCAGAGTTCGACTTCTCGGGAAGCCAGGCGTGCAGGTCCTTAAAAGAAGAAGGCGTGCAGGTCGTGCTCGTAAACTCAAACCCTGCAACTATTATGACCGACCCCGAAATGGCGGATTCGGTCTATATCGAGCCCCTTGATGCCAAAATTGTTGAGAAAATCATTGAAAAAGAGCGCCCGGACGGGATCATTGCAGGGATTGGCGGACAGACCGGCCTGAATATCACGAGCGAACTTGCGGAAATGGGCGTCTTTGAAAAATACGGGGTCCAGATCCTGGGGACTCCTGTAGAAGCTATTAAAAACACGGAAGACAGGGAACTCTTCAAAGAGACCATGCTGAGGATTGGGGAAAAGGTCCCCCAGAGCCGTGCAGTCAATACCTTAAAGGAAGCCGAAGAGGTGGTTGCAGAACTCGGGCTGCCTCTGATCGTCCGCCCGGCTTACACTCTTGGAGGCGCAGGCGGCGGCATTGCCCGCACAAAAGAAGAGCTCCTTGAGATTACCGAACGCGGGCTCAGGCGCAGCCGCATCAGCCAGGTCCTTATTGAAGAAAGCGTGCTCGGCTGGGCAGAAGTCGAGTATGAGGTTATGAGGGACGCAAACGATACCTGTATCGTGATCTGTAACATGGAAAACATCGACCCCATGGGCGTCCACACAGGAGAATCGGCAGTTGTTGCCCCTTCCCAGACCCTGACCGACGCAGAGCACCAGATGCTCAGGTCTGCCTCTATTAAGATCATCCGTGCCCTCAAGATCGAAGGAGGGTGCAATATCCAGTACGCCTTAAAGGAAGGCGACTACCGCATTGTCGAGGTAAATCCGAGGGTTTCAAGGTCTTCAGCCCTTGCGTCCAAAGCCACGGGCTACCCGATTGCCCGCGTAACCGCAAAAATTGCAATCGGAATGGCGCTCGATGAGATAATTAACAGCGTCACCAAAAATACCCCTGCTTCTTTTGAGCCTGCTCTGGACTATGTAATTACGAAGATCCCAAGGTGGCCTTTTGACAAATTCGTAACTGCGGACAAGACCCTGACCACAGCCATGAAGAGTACCGGAGAAATTATGGCAATCGGCAGGACAATGGAAGAGTCTCTCCTGAAGGCTTTCAAGTCTCTTGATATCGACTCCCAGCTCGGAAATAAACGCTGGGACGAGCACGAGGTCAAAACCCTCCTCAAAACTCCCACAAGCGAACGCCTTTTCGTGATCTTCCACGCGCTTGAGCGGGGAATGTCGGTAAAGGAAATTGCCGAACTCACGAGCATCAACCCCTTCTTCATCTCAAAAATGAAGAAGATCGCGGAAATGGAAAAACGCATCAGGACAGAAGAACTGACCCCTGAACTCCTGCGCGAGGTAAAGAAAATGGGTTTCCCGGACACCCGCCTTGCGGAACTGACCGGCAAAACAAGGGAGCAGATCAGCGACATCAGGCATGAAGCAGAAATTTTAGCCACCTTCAAGATGGTCGACACCTGTGCAGCCGAGTTCCAGGCAGCAACCCCCTATTACTATTCCACTTACGAAGATACCTGTGAGACAAACTCCACAGACAGGAAGAAAATCCTCATTCTCGGAGCTGGCCCGATAAGGATCGGACAGGGTATAGAGTTTGACTACTGTACCGTCCATGCAGTAACCGCGCTCAGGAATGAGGGCATAGAGACCCATATCATAAACAATAACCCCGAGACTGTCTCAACGGACTTTGATACCTCGGATAAGCTCTTTTTCGAACCCCTCACAATGGAATACGTAATGAACGTAATCGAACGTGAGAGACCTGACGGAGTCCTTGTGCAGTTCGGAGGACAGACCTCTGTCAACCTCGCACTCCCCCTGAAAAAGGAATTAGAGCGCAGGACAGACCTCAATACCATGATCATGGGCACTGACCCAGAAGACATGGACCTTGCCGAAGACAGGGAAAAGTTCTACATCCTCATGCAGAAACTCGGCATTCCCCAGCCGGAAGGAGGGTATGCGACCTCCCAGCAGGAAGCAATCGAGGTTGCCCAGAGGATAGGGTTCCCGGTCCTGGTTCGCCCCTCCTACGTTCTCGGCGGAAGAGCCATGGAGATTGTCTACGACGAAATCGACCTTGAACGCTACATGAAAGAGGCAGTCAGAGTCTCTCCCGAACACCCGATCCTTATTGACGATTTCCTGGAAGGAGCCTGCGAAATAGACGTTGATGCGGTTTGCGACCGGAAAGACGTCCTTATAGGGGCAATCATGGAACACATTGAAGAAGCCGGGGTTCACTCCGGAGACTCGGCCTGTGTGATCCCACCCCAGTCGCTCCCGGAAGACGTACTTGCCCAGGTAAGGGACTACACCAGGAAGATCGCACTCGGCCTGAGGGTCAAGGGCCTGATTAACATCCAGATGGCCGAAAAAGGTGGAAAGGTCTTTGTGCTCGAAGCAAACCCGCGTTCAAGCAGGACCATCCCCTTCGTCTCAAAAGCTATCGGCCTCCCGCTTGCAAAGATTGCAGCCAAAGTGATTTCCGGACACAGCTTAAAAGAGATGGGGTACACCGACGAACCCAAGCCCAAACACGTCTCGATCAAAGAAGTCCTCCTGCCCTTCGACAAACTGCCCGGAGCAGACCCTGTCCTCGGCCCCGAAATGAAAAGCACGGGAGAAGTCATGGGCATTGACTACGATTTCGGAAGGGCTTACTATAAGGCAGAGCTTGCAGCCGATAACCTCCTCCCCCTCACAGGAAAAGTCTTCCTCTCGATCCGGAACGCAGACAAGCCCGAACTCGTGGACATTGCAAGAAAACTGCAGGCAGCAGGCCTCGAACTCATGGGTACCCGCGGGACCGTGAATTACCTTGCCCAGCACGGGGTCTTCATGGATACCGTAAAGAAAGTCCACGACGGAAGCCCGAACGTAATCGATATGATGCGCAGGGATGAAGTCGACCTGATTATCAACACTCCGACAAGCAAACAGTCCCGCAAGGACGGTTCCAGGATCAGGCGGGCAGCCGTTGACTTCAAGGTCCCCTACATCACCACGATCCAGGCAGCACGTGCAGCAGCAGCCGCGATTGAGACCATGAAGAAAGGCGAAGACCTTACGATCAAATCCATCAACGAGTACCACAAAGAGATGGGGCTGTAAGTAAGGCAAGGAAATGATAAAAGCCTGTAAGAAAGCCTGTAAGTAAAGTACTGCTTAAAACTCGCTACGCCAGCGGAAAAACGGAAGAGTTAATCAGAACCACAGCCGGCGGGGTGGTTTTCCATCCTCCGGCAAAATAAAATCAGTTTTTGAACCCGGCAGCCTGTTAGCTATCAAATTTTCAGGATTTACGGCTAAAGCATACTGCTATCAAAAATATTAAACTTATTAAACTTATTAGTCCATTAATCCATTATTCTGTAATCCACTAATCCGTAATCCATTAATCCGTAATCCATTAATCTGCTAAATCATGAACCAACTGCTTTTTAAAGAATTAAATGGTTAAACTCACAGATTCATTATCGTCCTTATCACAAATCACCAGAAAGGGGTAGTAAAAGCATGGCAAAGAAAGTTGCACTTGCATATTCCGGTGGGCTTGACACCTCTGTGTGCATCCCCATCCTCAAGGAAAAGTACGGGTACGATGAAGTAATTACAATTTCAGTAGACGTCGGCCAGCCCGAAGAAGAGATCAAAAAAGCCGATGCAAAAGCCGAGAAGATCAGCAACAAACACTACACGATCGATGCAAAGGAAGAGTTCGTAAAAGACTACATCTTTCCCCTGATCAAAGCCAACGGAGACTACGAAGGCTATGTCATGGGCACATCGGTAGCCCGCCCGCTGATTGCCAAGAAAGTGGTCGAAGCTGCCATAAAAGAAGGAGCAGTTGCCCTTGCCCACGGCTGTACGGGAAAAGGAAACGACCAGCTCCGCTTCGAAGCCGTCTTCCGCCAGACAGACATGGACGTAATCGCCCCCATGCGGGAGATGAACCTGACCCGCGAGTGGGAAATCGACTACGCAAAAGAGCACGGAATCCCGGTAGAAGTTACAAAAGCCAAGCCCTGGAGCGTTGACGAAAACATCTGGAGCCGCAGCATCGAAGGCGGAAAGCTTGAAGACCCCTCCTTCGTCCCGCCGGAAGAGATCTTCGAGTGGACAAAATCCGCAGAAGATGCCCCGAACGAGCCCAGGATCGTTGACATCGACTTTGAAGCCGGAGTCCCTGTAGCCCTTGACGGCGAAAAGCTCGGCGGCTACGCCCTTGTCAGGAAGATGAACGAAATTGCAGGCGAGAACGGCGTTGGCCGGACCGATATGATCGAAGACCGCGTGCTCGGCTTAAAAGCCCGTGAGAACTACGAGCACCCGGCTGCAACCGTCCTCCTCGCAGCCCACGCCGACCTCGAGAAACTCGTCCTTACCCGCGGGGAACTGAAGTTCAAGAAGATCGTTGACGAGCAGTGGTCCGAACTTGCCTATTACGGGCTTGTGGATGAGCCGCTTTATGCCGACCTCAACGCCTTTATCGACAAGTCCCAGGAAAGGGTCACAGGTACAGTGAAAGTGAAGCTCTACAAAGGCGCACTTACTATCCTTGCCCGCAGCTCGCCAAATGCCCTGTATTCTGAGGATCTGGTTTCGTTTGACAGCCAGACCATTGACCAGAAGGATGCGGAAGGGTTTGCGAAGTATCACGGGTTCCAGGCGAGGATGTACAGGAAAGTAATGAATAAGGAATAATTTTGAGCTTTGTCTGTTCCCTTTTAGGGGAATGGACTACTCTTTTTTATTGAGCTCATCCCAAAACAAGTCTAGTTTTAAATCAATAAAAGTTTCAGAACTATTTTCCATTATAAGGAACTCAATTGATCGTTCAAAATTCTAAATTCAGAGAACCAAATTTGAGTTTTGGGATGGACTCATCATGTATATTAGATTATATCTATTTTTCCTTTCAATGCCTTATTACTCCTAAAGCACTAATTAATCTGAACAAATAGTTAAATTAAAAGATGATAGTACGAATATGAAGTTAAACGTTAAAAAAAATGTGGAATAGATCTAAAAGTTACTTAGTAGAAAGTTACATATACTGTAATTTATCTCCAAGATTGTTGTTAGAAAATTTGAGAGACTTTTATTAGGATAAGTCAAGTATGGACCCTTCAATAACTCAAAATATTTTATTAAGTTTGTTCGCGAACGGCCTTACTTCTTTAATATGCTACCTTGGAGTAAAACTAGAGGATCTTCCTTTTGAAGATGAAGATTCTGTAAGCTCATTAATAAGTAAAACTAATTTTGATATCATAATTGAAGAGTTCATAAATGCGGAAGAACTTCCTGAAATTGATTCTAAATCAATTTGCGAATTTTTTACATCTCCTGAAGTTGAATCAATTGTACTACAAATATATGCATATCAATTTTCATCGAGTGTTTTCAATGAGTCAAATTCAAAAAGCATTGAAGAGATCAGAGAAGAATTTAATTTAGTGTTATCACTATATTTTGGAATTGACAAAGAAAAAAATTCCAAATTGATGTCACAAATTTTTATGATACTGATTGCTGGATGTGAGGAAACACTCAATAAATGGACAAATGAAGGTAAACTTTCAGCGCATGAAGCTGAATCTAAATACAGATTTAAAGCAATTTGTGGTATACTTCAAACAGTCAACAAAAACATAGAACTCCTTTCAGGGAAAACTAAACCAAATATTCATGAAATTCATAAATTTGTGGAAAAGTATCGTTCAATTGTAGGGAAACGCTGCGAAAGAATTAGATCTGCCAGTTATAATAGTAAGCAGAGGGTACCAATTAATGACATTTATGTATGTCCAGACTTTATTGTTGAGGGATCTACAAAAGTGACAAATAGGCCCTTGAGGGGGGAAACGAGATTAAGGTTTGCCTGTGGAAAAGAAATTATCAATTTAAACCAATTATTGTCACATGTATTCCGTATAGTCTTACTTGGGGATCCAGGCGCAGGAAAAACTACTTTTGTACAAAAAATAAGTCACGAACTTATAACTCGGTATTCAGAAAGGATATTTTCAGGAACCTGTGTAACACCTACTATTGTTGTTCTTCGAGATTTCCAAGTTAAAAATTTCGAAAAAGGAATTTCAATATTAGACTTCATCGCGGAAGAAGCAAATTCAAATTATCAAATTCCAGTTCCAAAATATACATTTGAATATCTGCTTTTAAATGGTCACATGCTGCTAATTTTCGACGGACTCGATGAACTCCTTGATATAAAATATCGAGAAAAAATAGTAGATGAAGTCGAGTCTTTTTGTACACTTTATCCATCAGTTCCAGTTATTGTCACTTCACGTAAGGTAGGATACGAACAAGCACCTCTCCGAGATGATATGTTTAAAACGATTGAATTAGCTCCGTTCAATGTCGAAAAAATTAATGAATATGTGACTAAGTGGTTTGCTTTAGATGATGACCTTACAAATGAAGAAAAAAACAGCAAGTCAGAATCATTTATGCGTGAAAGTCAAATTGCATCAGATATTCGCTCCAATTCACTAATGCTTTCCTTAATGTGCAGCATTTATCTAGAAGAAAATTATATTCCAGAAAATCGACCTAAAGTATATCAAAAATGTTCTGAAATGCTCTTTGAGAAATGGGATGGACATAGAGGAATTTCATCTAATACTTTGATACCAAATGCAAAAATTAAGCCTCTCATAGCATACCTAGCTCACTATATATTTACAAAAGAATCTATAGAATCATCACAAGAAGGAGTTACAGAAAAAGAATTAATAGAAATATGCAGTGAATATCTTTTTGATACAATTTATGAAGATATAGATGAAGCTGAAAGAGCAGCTGAAGACTTTATCGATTTTTGTAGAGGACGAGCTTGGGTTTTCACGGACATTGGAACGAAAAACGGAGAAAATAGTTATCAATTTACTCACCGAACTTTTTTAGAATATTTCACAGCATATTGGATAGTAAGAAAGTATCCTATAGAAGAAATATGCGAGATTCTATTACCCAAGATTTGTAAACGAGAGTGGGATACAGTAGCACAGCTAGTATTTCAAATAAAGTACGAAAGTGCTGAAGATGGCGATACATTATTTAAAGAACTGATTAAAAAATCAAGAATAGTCAAAAATGAAGAAAGATTTAACCTTATGGATTTTGCCTCAAAATGTTTAAAATTTATCATACCCAGACCTCAGATTACAAGAGAAATTGTTACTGAGTGTTTTAACATGTCTGTTAATTCTGGATTGGAATTAATTGAAGTACTCAAAAATCATAAAAAGGAATTAGGAAATGAAACTTATGAACTAAGTAGCATAGAATATCATCCTATAGATGAAATTGGTGAATACGTAATGAATTCAGATTACGATCCAATTGAACCAATTTTACTAATAAGAGATACTTTGCTTGAAAACAGAAACGTCATATCCAAAACAATTAGAGATTTGATCATTGACACATTTATTAATGGAAATGAAAATGAATCGATATTATCATTAGAAATTTGCTTAAATATTCCTAAGGATTCTCCATTTGTTTTAGACAAGACCTTTTATGAGAACAAAGAAAATGAAAATTTTTGGGAACTTTTTTCCGGTGAAACTTTTCAGTGTTGCTTTAGTAATAAAAGTGACTTCATTCTAAGAAATCTTCACCTTAGTATTGGATGTTACTTACAAAACAAACTGGCTTTAAACGATATTATAGATGTGCACGGGTTAAAATTTTTACTTTATGATTATTCGTATATTATAACTCCAAGAACGAGATATTCTGCAATCGCTGATAGGTTACTTTTAACATGGGTAAGCGGTAGTCAAATAAATTCGGATGAGTTAAAGAAAATAGGAGTGACTTTTTTATTATCTTCAACTCGTTGCATAAAAATAAACGAAAATATTCTATATATGGAAATGTTTATAAAATCAATTGAAAGAGTGACTGAAATAAAGAAAAATAATATATTAAACCAAGATCCAGATTCACTTTTTGGTGTTTTTTGTTTATTTGCTTGTATGCTTGAATTGCGTGTAGAAGAAAAAGTATTATCAATTATTCAAAAAATAATATCTTTTTCAGATCCTTTGGGATTTATTTTCGCTACTTGGTTAGGGGTGGGAGATCCTGACCAAGTGGAGAATAGAATTGAAAAAATAGGATTTACAGATGACCAAAAATCATTTGTCATAAAATGGGCAAAAAAAGAAATCCACATTTTAGAGTTGAATAGTGAAAATGATAATGATATTAGTGTTTCTATTCCAAAGTAAATTCCTTATTTAGTGGGAAAATCCATGATCATTGGACAGATTTAAACATCAACCTTTATGAACCTACTTAGGAATCATAGTATTAGATGAAATGTGAATAAGAAAGTCCCCGCCAAAGGAAAAAGAATCGATTAATCTAAAGAAGCTCTGCAAAGTGCCCCTTATAAAGATGCAAAAATCGCGGGTTTTTATTTCTCTTTTGATTGTGGGATTTCCAATGTTGAGAAGAAAAACAGCTTTAAATTTTAAAACATATCTGATAATCGGTGCATTTGATTGTTGGATCAGGCAAAAATCCATGAGAACACTTTTAGTAACGATCCAAAAGAACGCTTAGATGCTCTCAGGCAGTTAAAAAACAACTTCAACTTTTTACCCAGAAAAAAAGAAGCATGGAATGACATTATAAGATTAACTATAGACTCAAATAAAAGTGTACAGAATCAAGCAATGATCGCTATTGACTCTGTTTTTCGTTTCGTACCTGAAAAGATACAATGTTGGGCCGACATAGTAGCTTTGTTGGAGAATAAAGAATTTGAGTTAAGATCAAGTGCTGCAAAGTCACTTTATTATGCTTTTCAATACACACCGAAAGAAGAAAACGTATGGTACGATCTTAGTAGATTAGCAAAAAATAAAGAGAAAGAAGTGCGTAAAAACGCAGCCTATTCTTTGATTTCTGCCTTCCGGTATGCACCCAATAAGAAAGAAGCCTGGGATATCCTCCACAAACTATCAACTGATGTAGAATCAGAAGTAAGATTTAGCATTGCACACGAAATCGGAACTGTTTTCCGCCATATACCTGATAAAGAACAAGCACTTGAAGATCTTTTTAAATTGGCAGGTGATGAGGAAAGCACAGTTCGAGGTGCTACCGCCCGTTCACTCATTATAGCCTTCCGACATCTGTCAGAAAATCAGCAGAAAGATGTGTGGGATCCTTTGTTAACTCTCATAGAAGAAGAAAGCATTAGTGTCAGAGAAGAAGCAATCGGATCAGTGCTTTCGGAGATCGAATACCTGCCTGAAGATTACAAAAAACAAGCATGGAAAAGCCTGCACAAATTGAGAGACAGTAACATAGCTGTTCAAATTACTTTTCTTAATTTCATACCTTCTGCATTTCAATATTTACCAGACAAGCAACAAGCATGGCAGGATTTAATCATCCTTATCGAAAACAAGAACATTAATGTCGAGTATAATGCTGTGCATTTTCTGGGTTCTGTTTTCCAACATGTACCAGACAAATTGCAAGCTTTTGATGATATAACTCAGTTGACAAAAAACGATGACTTGAACATTAGAAAGCATGCCAGCAGTAGCATAGGTTACGTTTTTGAACATATTACTGAAGCAGAGAAAAACTGGGAATTTTTGCACGAATTAAGCAAAAGCAATGATATATACATAAGAAGCGGCACTGCAAAGTCAATAGGTATAGCTTATCCCCATCTCTCGGGCAGGAATAAAAAGCAAGCTCTTAAAGATATAATCAGATTAGCCACGGATAACGAATCAATAGTAAGGTCTGAAGCTGCAAGTTCGTTAGTATACTTTGTTTCAAATAGATCTGAAAATTGTGACAAAAAAGCTTGGGATGTTCTGCACAAATTAACAGATGATTCAGACAGTAGTGTAAGGTCTTCCGTAGCCATTACAATTAGTATTGCTATCGAAGATATACATGAAAAGAAGCAGGCTTGGAATGATCTTATCAAACTTTCAACAGATGAAAATATTAGTCTGAAAAATAAAGCTACATTTTCCCTTCAATATGCAGTGCCACATGTCCCTGATAAAAAACAGGCAGTTGAGGACTTAATAAAACTGATTGAAGAAAAAGACGGTAATGTAAGAGCGAACACTGTGAACGCTTTATGCCGTATTGTTCCACATCTTAATGAGAATAATAGAAGCCGGGTTTTCAAAATAATACATTCACTAATCGAAAATAATGATTGGTATGTACTACCTGATATTGCACGCTCGCTTGGATCAGTTTTTCAATATATTCCTGAGAAGGAAGAAGCATATAAAGACCTGCTTCGATTAAAAGAAAGCGATAATATTTATGTAAAAGTACCTGCAACACGTTCTTTAGGAAGTATCTTCATATTTAAAGCATCCCAAGCAAAATCTGAAGAAGAATATAAAAAAGAACTAGAAAGTGCCATTAATTATTTTGAAGAAGCTGTAAAAGTTTCAATTCCATTTAATCCTGCTCAATTTTGTCTACCCTTTTATCGTTCCTTCTATACAATAATTTTCAAGGAACAAAAAGAAGCTACTGAAGAGTTAGAAGAGTACCTTGAAGATGCAAAG
This genomic interval carries:
- the carB gene encoding carbamoyl-phosphate synthase large subunit, translating into MPKREDIKKVLLIGSGPITIGQAAEFDFSGSQACRSLKEEGVQVVLVNSNPATIMTDPEMADSVYIEPLDAKIVEKIIEKERPDGIIAGIGGQTGLNITSELAEMGVFEKYGVQILGTPVEAIKNTEDRELFKETMLRIGEKVPQSRAVNTLKEAEEVVAELGLPLIVRPAYTLGGAGGGIARTKEELLEITERGLRRSRISQVLIEESVLGWAEVEYEVMRDANDTCIVICNMENIDPMGVHTGESAVVAPSQTLTDAEHQMLRSASIKIIRALKIEGGCNIQYALKEGDYRIVEVNPRVSRSSALASKATGYPIARVTAKIAIGMALDEIINSVTKNTPASFEPALDYVITKIPRWPFDKFVTADKTLTTAMKSTGEIMAIGRTMEESLLKAFKSLDIDSQLGNKRWDEHEVKTLLKTPTSERLFVIFHALERGMSVKEIAELTSINPFFISKMKKIAEMEKRIRTEELTPELLREVKKMGFPDTRLAELTGKTREQISDIRHEAEILATFKMVDTCAAEFQAATPYYYSTYEDTCETNSTDRKKILILGAGPIRIGQGIEFDYCTVHAVTALRNEGIETHIINNNPETVSTDFDTSDKLFFEPLTMEYVMNVIERERPDGVLVQFGGQTSVNLALPLKKELERRTDLNTMIMGTDPEDMDLAEDREKFYILMQKLGIPQPEGGYATSQQEAIEVAQRIGFPVLVRPSYVLGGRAMEIVYDEIDLERYMKEAVRVSPEHPILIDDFLEGACEIDVDAVCDRKDVLIGAIMEHIEEAGVHSGDSACVIPPQSLPEDVLAQVRDYTRKIALGLRVKGLINIQMAEKGGKVFVLEANPRSSRTIPFVSKAIGLPLAKIAAKVISGHSLKEMGYTDEPKPKHVSIKEVLLPFDKLPGADPVLGPEMKSTGEVMGIDYDFGRAYYKAELAADNLLPLTGKVFLSIRNADKPELVDIARKLQAAGLELMGTRGTVNYLAQHGVFMDTVKKVHDGSPNVIDMMRRDEVDLIINTPTSKQSRKDGSRIRRAAVDFKVPYITTIQAARAAAAAIETMKKGEDLTIKSINEYHKEMGL
- a CDS encoding argininosuccinate synthase; translated protein: MAKKVALAYSGGLDTSVCIPILKEKYGYDEVITISVDVGQPEEEIKKADAKAEKISNKHYTIDAKEEFVKDYIFPLIKANGDYEGYVMGTSVARPLIAKKVVEAAIKEGAVALAHGCTGKGNDQLRFEAVFRQTDMDVIAPMREMNLTREWEIDYAKEHGIPVEVTKAKPWSVDENIWSRSIEGGKLEDPSFVPPEEIFEWTKSAEDAPNEPRIVDIDFEAGVPVALDGEKLGGYALVRKMNEIAGENGVGRTDMIEDRVLGLKARENYEHPAATVLLAAHADLEKLVLTRGELKFKKIVDEQWSELAYYGLVDEPLYADLNAFIDKSQERVTGTVKVKLYKGALTILARSSPNALYSEDLVSFDSQTIDQKDAEGFAKYHGFQARMYRKVMNKE
- a CDS encoding NACHT domain-containing protein, whose amino-acid sequence is MDPSITQNILLSLFANGLTSLICYLGVKLEDLPFEDEDSVSSLISKTNFDIIIEEFINAEELPEIDSKSICEFFTSPEVESIVLQIYAYQFSSSVFNESNSKSIEEIREEFNLVLSLYFGIDKEKNSKLMSQIFMILIAGCEETLNKWTNEGKLSAHEAESKYRFKAICGILQTVNKNIELLSGKTKPNIHEIHKFVEKYRSIVGKRCERIRSASYNSKQRVPINDIYVCPDFIVEGSTKVTNRPLRGETRLRFACGKEIINLNQLLSHVFRIVLLGDPGAGKTTFVQKISHELITRYSERIFSGTCVTPTIVVLRDFQVKNFEKGISILDFIAEEANSNYQIPVPKYTFEYLLLNGHMLLIFDGLDELLDIKYREKIVDEVESFCTLYPSVPVIVTSRKVGYEQAPLRDDMFKTIELAPFNVEKINEYVTKWFALDDDLTNEEKNSKSESFMRESQIASDIRSNSLMLSLMCSIYLEENYIPENRPKVYQKCSEMLFEKWDGHRGISSNTLIPNAKIKPLIAYLAHYIFTKESIESSQEGVTEKELIEICSEYLFDTIYEDIDEAERAAEDFIDFCRGRAWVFTDIGTKNGENSYQFTHRTFLEYFTAYWIVRKYPIEEICEILLPKICKREWDTVAQLVFQIKYESAEDGDTLFKELIKKSRIVKNEERFNLMDFASKCLKFIIPRPQITREIVTECFNMSVNSGLELIEVLKNHKKELGNETYELSSIEYHPIDEIGEYVMNSDYDPIEPILLIRDTLLENRNVISKTIRDLIIDTFINGNENESILSLEICLNIPKDSPFVLDKTFYENKENENFWELFSGETFQCCFSNKSDFILRNLHLSIGCYLQNKLALNDIIDVHGLKFLLYDYSYIITPRTRYSAIADRLLLTWVSGSQINSDELKKIGVTFLLSSTRCIKINENILYMEMFIKSIERVTEIKKNNILNQDPDSLFGVFCLFACMLELRVEEKVLSIIQKIISFSDPLGFIFATWLGVGDPDQVENRIEKIGFTDDQKSFVIKWAKKEIHILELNSENDNDISVSIPK
- a CDS encoding HEAT repeat domain-containing protein, with the translated sequence MDQAKIHENTFSNDPKERLDALRQLKNNFNFLPRKKEAWNDIIRLTIDSNKSVQNQAMIAIDSVFRFVPEKIQCWADIVALLENKEFELRSSAAKSLYYAFQYTPKEENVWYDLSRLAKNKEKEVRKNAAYSLISAFRYAPNKKEAWDILHKLSTDVESEVRFSIAHEIGTVFRHIPDKEQALEDLFKLAGDEESTVRGATARSLIIAFRHLSENQQKDVWDPLLTLIEEESISVREEAIGSVLSEIEYLPEDYKKQAWKSLHKLRDSNIAVQITFLNFIPSAFQYLPDKQQAWQDLIILIENKNINVEYNAVHFLGSVFQHVPDKLQAFDDITQLTKNDDLNIRKHASSSIGYVFEHITEAEKNWEFLHELSKSNDIYIRSGTAKSIGIAYPHLSGRNKKQALKDIIRLATDNESIVRSEAASSLVYFVSNRSENCDKKAWDVLHKLTDDSDSSVRSSVAITISIAIEDIHEKKQAWNDLIKLSTDENISLKNKATFSLQYAVPHVPDKKQAVEDLIKLIEEKDGNVRANTVNALCRIVPHLNENNRSRVFKIIHSLIENNDWYVLPDIARSLGSVFQYIPEKEEAYKDLLRLKESDNIYVKVPATRSLGSIFIFKASQAKSEEEYKKELESAINYFEEAVKVSIPFNPAQFCLPFYRSFYTIIFKEQKEATEELEEYLEDAKSAIEGSENKKLLIEAVQNLANALKEVQNAENINLHAMKGELNFYREYCEYAAELMRDAEEAAPFATATIRKGLPILDRKLKSLLEEIQEKAKTACQESQGTDTEEIACAVSQKVQKWEISNPAGMAEYIEDISYSLKGKVQSHPENEYLLRKIELMKNETDLTKKFQLLSYIIGEIPTIKVVSEETVREGFNKIRLDIAAVDEKIEKINISLKPGIREELIVSVGPKIGGVGFEHTITIPLQEISYSELKEDLNKIMGVDIDRLSKLPKRLVEKIKGYLIKTGRIDILKKLT